One genomic segment of Hordeum vulgare subsp. vulgare chromosome 2H, MorexV3_pseudomolecules_assembly, whole genome shotgun sequence includes these proteins:
- the LOC123429361 gene encoding NEP1-interacting protein 2-like gives MVAVSRVAGGLARALLFGVFAAAGTVVGAAYGLLSGFVDEEDGFLHGTLLGAVGGALASLDLAHSLLAIWCRRRHVFDHCSPAGRIKRTVGAVLRLTALADPHYCGRRGDPAVVGLEQPPRSSSFGFFPPAAVAAAGGSCCPICLQEFEAGGERAGRRLPACSHVFHLDCIRSWLLRKPDCPMCRHAVH, from the coding sequence ATGGTGGCGGTGTCGCGGGTGGCCGGCGGGCTGGCGCGCGCCCTCCTCTTCGGCGTCTTCGCGGCGGCCGGGACTGTGGTCGGCGCCGCCTACGGCCTCCTGTCAGGCTTcgtcgacgaggaggacggcttcCTGCACGGCACGCTGCTGGGGGCGGTCGGCGGGGCTCTCGCCTCCCTCGACCTCGCCCACTCCCTACTCGCCATAtggtgccgccgccgccatgttTTCGACCACTGCTCTCCCGCCGGCCGAATCAAGCGCACCGTCGGCGCCGTCTTGAGGCTGACGGCTCTCGCCGACCCGCACTACTGCGGAAGACGAGGTGATCCCGCCGTCGTGGGCCTCGAGCAACCGCCAAGATCGTCAAGCTTCGGCTTCTTTCCGCCGGCGGCCGTCGCTGCTGCGGGCGGCAGCTGCTGCCCCATCTGCCTCCAGGAGTTCGAGGCCGGCGGCGAGCGCGCGGGGCGGCGGCTCCCGGCGTGCTCCCACGTCTTCCACCTCGACTGCATCCGTAGCTGGCTCCTGCGCAAGCCCGACTGCCCCATGTGCCGTCATGCCGTCCACTAG